From one Streptomyces sp. SCSIO 30461 genomic stretch:
- a CDS encoding DUF6461 domain-containing protein: MTSATGHDYAWIRSSSLFRNAMEGGYGLTLVRDVAPDDVLRAMGAEVQGTCTGLDELIEQHLDQRDATDYWDDAFIAGVFTVPGTQGGWTLILQFDGGVGMRPRFLEALSADGRAVTHSTNGGAPIDLFHWYEAGELRTTFEWPTDRYGSTPDDLLPMMSEIGFDLSEDEDDTGPSTDTKAAVLALAERLTGVRVTEELLKDAVYQLGHVPEEPAEEWTKVVIDITDAHGERIYREVTREEVEAGSARAREEAEAPIVILGPSSPTL; encoded by the coding sequence ATGACCTCGGCAACCGGACATGACTACGCCTGGATTCGTTCCTCCTCACTGTTCCGCAATGCGATGGAGGGCGGATACGGCCTGACCCTCGTACGGGACGTCGCTCCCGACGACGTACTGCGTGCGATGGGGGCGGAGGTGCAGGGCACGTGCACGGGGTTGGACGAGCTGATCGAGCAGCATCTGGACCAGCGTGATGCGACGGACTACTGGGACGATGCCTTCATCGCGGGTGTCTTCACCGTGCCGGGTACGCAGGGCGGCTGGACGCTCATCCTGCAGTTCGACGGCGGTGTGGGGATGCGGCCGCGATTCCTGGAGGCCCTGTCGGCGGATGGTCGCGCCGTGACGCACTCCACCAACGGCGGCGCACCGATCGACCTGTTCCACTGGTACGAGGCCGGTGAGCTTCGGACTACCTTTGAATGGCCCACTGACAGGTATGGCAGCACCCCTGACGATCTGCTCCCCATGATGAGTGAGATCGGATTCGATCTGTCAGAGGACGAGGACGACACCGGCCCGAGCACCGACACCAAGGCAGCGGTCCTTGCCCTCGCCGAGCGGCTGACCGGCGTACGGGTCACGGAGGAACTGCTCAAGGATGCGGTGTACCAGCTCGGGCACGTGCCTGAGGAGCCCGCCGAGGAGTGGACCAAGGTCGTCATCGACATCACTGACGCACACGGGGAACGGATCTACAGGGAAGTCACCCGCGAGGAGGTCGAGGCCGGCTCGGCACGCGCCCGCGAGGAGGCCGAAGCGCCGATCGTCATCCTCGGGCCCTCATCGCCCACCCTGTGA
- a CDS encoding helix-turn-helix transcriptional regulator — translation MDARDDALTVEQAAEAFAAEVAYWREVRGLAKRELARRMGFDPSYVSHVESGRHKPTEDFARRAEEALNAGKAIWKRWLDYETAKAPVAPAAVVPAPRRAEQPYATGSAIVVEHDAARLDYDGRLYRLTMRRLLRNTGSEPITRYLIRISVDRYPGEPERSNAHYREHPLTWDELSLTATCRGEAMRWQAKHDRDAFKEVWLLFENEQGRFPLYPGESVWIEYAYSVGEEKWGRWFQRAVRLPTEHLAVELAFPAELDPAVWGTETSMTAEAAPLRTAPVQREENGMRVFSWSTSTPALHARYRLEWRFRARPEREANQGEFR, via the coding sequence ATGGACGCGCGGGACGACGCCTTGACGGTCGAGCAGGCCGCCGAGGCGTTCGCGGCGGAGGTCGCCTACTGGCGTGAGGTGCGGGGTCTGGCCAAGCGGGAGTTAGCCAGAAGGATGGGATTCGACCCGTCCTACGTGAGCCATGTCGAGTCGGGCCGTCACAAGCCGACCGAGGACTTCGCCCGCCGCGCGGAGGAGGCCCTGAACGCGGGCAAGGCCATCTGGAAGCGCTGGCTGGACTACGAGACGGCCAAGGCTCCCGTGGCACCGGCGGCGGTCGTACCCGCCCCTCGCAGGGCCGAGCAGCCGTACGCGACCGGCTCGGCGATCGTCGTCGAGCACGACGCGGCCCGCCTCGACTACGACGGGCGCCTCTACCGGCTCACGATGCGCCGGCTGCTGCGGAACACCGGCAGTGAGCCGATCACCCGCTACCTGATCCGCATCAGCGTCGACCGCTACCCGGGCGAGCCGGAACGGTCCAACGCCCACTACCGCGAGCACCCGCTGACCTGGGACGAGCTCTCCCTGACCGCGACCTGTCGCGGTGAGGCGATGCGCTGGCAGGCCAAGCATGATCGCGACGCCTTCAAGGAGGTGTGGCTGCTGTTCGAGAACGAACAGGGCCGCTTCCCTCTGTACCCGGGCGAGTCGGTGTGGATCGAATACGCCTACTCGGTGGGCGAAGAGAAGTGGGGCCGCTGGTTCCAGCGCGCCGTCCGTCTGCCCACGGAGCACCTGGCGGTCGAACTCGCCTTCCCTGCCGAGCTCGACCCCGCTGTATGGGGCACCGAGACCTCCATGACCGCCGAGGCGGCGCCGCTGCGAACAGCACCGGTCCAGCGCGAGGAGAACGGGATGCGGGTCTTCTCCTGGAGCACGTCCACACCCGCACTCCACGCCCGGTACCGTCTGGAATGGCGGTTCCGGGCGCGACCCGAACGTGAAGCGAACCAAGGGGAGTTCAGGTGA
- a CDS encoding ParB/RepB/Spo0J family partition protein has translation MLSKDELLDLAESIRAEGQHKDIVLDADGVLLDGRNRLAACEIAGVEPRFTNYTGNNPTALILSNNVYRRHISKGQQAMITAMAMRSVSGHSLRDLAKLHGLSRSRLSAANVVLKHAPDLAEQVRTGTVPLDTAYNTVSERKARAAALQETYDRLREHAPDLAERVTQSEITLDDATAALDERLETERLRQYVINADTVRLADGDTTPPLAELVERGDIIWPEAHQRAEEFAVHRRDSIQRSRQALHVIAEHWTAVQDLAARPDTPYARDILDGLAPVARTLAQRLITLD, from the coding sequence ATGCTCAGCAAGGACGAGCTGCTCGACCTCGCCGAGTCCATCAGGGCCGAGGGCCAGCACAAGGACATCGTCCTCGACGCCGACGGCGTCCTCCTCGACGGCCGCAACCGCCTCGCCGCATGCGAGATCGCCGGCGTTGAACCCCGCTTCACCAATTACACCGGCAACAACCCCACGGCGCTGATCCTCTCCAACAACGTGTACCGCCGGCACATCAGCAAAGGCCAGCAGGCCATGATTACCGCGATGGCCATGCGTTCCGTTTCGGGACACTCCCTGCGGGACCTGGCCAAGCTCCACGGCCTCAGCCGCAGCCGCCTCTCCGCCGCCAACGTCGTCCTCAAGCACGCCCCCGACCTCGCCGAACAGGTCCGCACCGGCACCGTCCCGCTCGACACTGCCTACAACACCGTCTCCGAGCGCAAGGCCCGGGCCGCCGCCCTACAGGAGACGTACGACCGCCTCCGCGAGCACGCCCCGGACCTTGCCGAACGGGTCACCCAGAGCGAGATCACTCTCGATGACGCCACAGCGGCGCTGGACGAGCGGCTGGAGACCGAACGGCTCCGGCAGTATGTGATCAATGCCGACACCGTGCGTCTCGCCGATGGCGACACCACCCCGCCTCTGGCCGAACTCGTCGAACGGGGAGACATCATCTGGCCCGAGGCACACCAGCGTGCCGAGGAGTTCGCCGTCCACCGACGGGACAGCATCCAGCGATCCAGGCAAGCTCTCCACGTCATCGCCGAGCACTGGACCGCTGTTCAGGACCTGGCCGCCCGCCCCGACACCCCCTACGCCCGGGACATCCTCGACGGCCTCGCACCCGTAGCCCGGACCCTCGCCCAGCGCTTGATCACCCTGGACTGA
- a CDS encoding peptide deformylase → MIQVRPSEQMRGLGVVQNGAPVLAEPARVFDLPAEREAGEQVIEQLFSAMERIGQVHPFAKGMGIAAPQIAIGRAAAVVQPPGPGAPAIVLLNPRITDRSSDEDEQYEGCLSFFDVRGLVPRPLRITVETTTLEGHLVTTTYERGLARLVHHEIDHLDGLLYTARMRTGVAPIPVEEYRQTGRAWAYEQ, encoded by the coding sequence GTGATCCAGGTGCGGCCCAGCGAGCAGATGCGCGGCCTCGGCGTCGTGCAGAACGGTGCCCCCGTCCTCGCCGAGCCTGCCCGCGTCTTCGACCTCCCGGCCGAGCGCGAGGCAGGCGAGCAGGTCATCGAGCAGCTGTTCTCCGCGATGGAGCGGATCGGGCAGGTCCACCCGTTCGCCAAGGGCATGGGCATCGCGGCCCCGCAGATCGCGATCGGCCGGGCCGCTGCCGTGGTCCAGCCCCCTGGCCCCGGTGCCCCGGCGATCGTCCTGCTGAACCCCCGCATCACCGACCGCTCCAGCGACGAGGACGAGCAGTACGAGGGCTGCCTGTCGTTCTTCGACGTCCGCGGCCTGGTCCCCCGGCCGCTACGGATCACCGTGGAGACCACGACGCTGGAGGGCCATCTGGTGACCACCACCTACGAACGCGGGCTCGCGAGGCTGGTCCACCACGAAATCGACCACCTCGACGGCCTGCTCTACACCGCGCGGATGCGGACGGGCGTCGCTCCCATCCCCGTCGAGGAGTACCGCCAGACCGGCCGGGCGTGGGCCTACGAGCAGTAG